In one Bradyrhizobium sp. 4 genomic region, the following are encoded:
- a CDS encoding ATP-binding protein, producing MARIGSQAGFRAGIHARSPTFKSLIWRIVFLHIVAVAVVAIFLPLVLFWLLNSEIDQLHRDAMRAQAEVLAERIVVQPDGLLTFNLPDSLKGLYSEAYGRYQYDIRDAEGHLLFSSRRKTGTATVAPPPLSETISGAGVTRTIDGKVIRIRVAEDLAHRDVIIDDIVSNFFRRVGWITIPILLVLLAIDIIIFRRAVAPLWKASEEASNIGPARTDIRLPTEQIPREIMPLVTAVNQALDRLEDGFRVQRQFTADAAHQLRTPLAILRTRIETLGDGAARQALHADIEGMSRIVAQLLEIAELDTLVLDPGETADLRAVCAEVVGSIAPLAIAQHKDIALRGTEGPVLIHGNSVMLQRAIFNLAENAIKFTAKDTSVDVDVSEDGAVRVRDCGPGIAEAERELIFQRFWRADRQRSDGAGLGLSIVRAVADDHAATVAVENLPGSGAQFTLRFRLAEKSATLI from the coding sequence GTGGCCCGGATCGGATCTCAGGCCGGATTCCGCGCCGGGATCCATGCGAGGTCGCCGACATTCAAATCGCTGATCTGGCGCATCGTGTTCCTGCACATCGTGGCGGTCGCGGTGGTCGCGATCTTCCTGCCGCTAGTGCTGTTCTGGCTGCTCAACTCCGAGATCGACCAGCTGCACCGCGACGCCATGCGCGCCCAGGCCGAGGTGTTGGCCGAGCGCATCGTCGTCCAGCCCGACGGGCTGCTGACGTTCAACCTGCCGGACAGTCTCAAGGGCCTATATTCGGAAGCCTATGGCCGCTACCAGTACGACATTCGCGATGCCGAGGGACATCTGCTGTTCTCGTCGCGTCGCAAGACCGGCACTGCCACGGTCGCGCCACCGCCGCTCTCCGAGACGATTTCCGGCGCTGGCGTCACCCGCACCATCGACGGCAAGGTGATACGCATTCGCGTCGCGGAGGACCTCGCGCACCGCGACGTCATCATCGACGACATCGTGTCGAACTTCTTCCGGCGGGTCGGGTGGATCACCATTCCGATCCTGCTGGTCCTGCTCGCCATCGACATCATCATCTTTCGCCGCGCCGTCGCGCCGCTGTGGAAGGCCTCCGAGGAGGCAAGCAATATCGGTCCGGCGCGCACCGACATCCGCCTGCCGACGGAGCAGATCCCGCGCGAGATCATGCCGCTCGTCACCGCCGTCAACCAGGCGCTCGACCGCCTCGAGGACGGCTTTCGGGTGCAGCGGCAGTTCACCGCCGACGCCGCGCACCAATTGCGCACGCCGCTCGCGATCCTGCGCACGCGAATCGAGACGCTCGGCGACGGCGCTGCACGGCAGGCGCTGCATGCCGACATCGAGGGCATGAGCCGCATCGTCGCGCAGCTGCTGGAGATCGCCGAGCTCGACACGCTGGTGCTCGATCCCGGCGAGACCGCGGATTTGCGCGCGGTCTGCGCCGAGGTGGTCGGTTCGATCGCGCCGCTCGCGATCGCGCAGCACAAGGACATCGCGCTGAGGGGCACCGAGGGGCCGGTGCTGATCCACGGCAATTCCGTGATGCTCCAGCGCGCGATCTTCAATCTCGCCGAAAACGCCATCAAGTTCACGGCAAAGGACACGTCGGTCGATGTCGATGTGAGCGAGGATGGTGCGGTGCGCGTGCGCGATTGCGGACCGGGAATTGCGGAAGCCGAGCGCGAATTGATCTTCCAGCGCTTCTGGCGCGCCGACCGCCAGCGCAGCGACGGCGCCGGCCTCGGGCTGTCGATCGTGCGCGCGGTGGCGGATGATCACGCGGCGACGGTTGCGGTGGAGAATCTTCCGGGGAGCGGCGCGCAGTTCACGCTGCGGTTCAGGCTGGCGGAGAAGTCGGCGACGTTGATTTGA
- a CDS encoding M20/M25/M40 family metallo-hydrolase produces MPRSHPAPSLVGPLIASLWLACAAMPAHAEPGANVMADVHALAQKEQQPLLDTLRDLVSIESGSKDVEGLNQIAERVAGQLKQLGGTVQILQPTDVYRLDDTPEKIGPAVHAVFKGTGSKKIMLIAHMDTVYLKGMLKDQPFRIDGDKAYGLGIADDKQGVALILHTVALLQKLSFRDYGTLTVLTNGDEEISSPGWRSTITRFASDQDVVFSFEGGGTDGTLRLATSGIGSAYLTVQGKSSHAGSRPEGGVNALYELSHQLLQMKDLSKPEQGLKLNWTVSKAGTNRNVIPAEATAQADARALKVADFDELEKTLQEKIKNHLLPDSKVALKFEVRRPPLEANDASRRVAAHGKTIYGELGLPLKVDEKATGGGTDAAFAALKTSGAVVEGMGLSGFGAHSNDAEYVQLNSIVPRLYLTTRMIMDLSTRKLK; encoded by the coding sequence ATGCCTCGATCGCACCCTGCTCCATCGCTCGTTGGTCCCTTGATCGCGTCGCTCTGGCTGGCCTGTGCTGCAATGCCGGCCCACGCCGAGCCCGGCGCGAATGTCATGGCCGACGTCCATGCGCTGGCGCAAAAGGAGCAGCAGCCGCTGCTCGACACGCTGCGCGATCTCGTCAGCATCGAATCCGGCAGCAAGGATGTCGAAGGCCTGAACCAGATCGCCGAGCGCGTTGCCGGCCAGCTCAAGCAGCTCGGCGGCACGGTGCAAATCCTGCAACCCACAGACGTCTATCGCCTCGACGACACACCCGAGAAGATCGGCCCGGCCGTACACGCCGTATTCAAGGGCACAGGCAGCAAGAAGATCATGCTGATCGCCCACATGGACACCGTGTACCTGAAGGGCATGCTGAAGGATCAACCGTTCCGCATCGACGGCGACAAGGCCTACGGCCTCGGCATTGCCGACGACAAGCAGGGCGTCGCGCTCATTCTCCACACCGTTGCGTTGCTGCAGAAGCTGAGCTTCCGGGATTACGGCACGCTCACGGTGCTCACCAACGGCGACGAGGAGATCTCCTCACCGGGCTGGCGCAGCACCATCACCAGATTCGCCTCGGATCAGGACGTGGTGTTCTCGTTTGAAGGCGGCGGCACCGACGGCACGCTGCGGCTGGCCACCAGCGGTATCGGCTCGGCCTATCTCACGGTGCAGGGCAAGTCCTCGCATGCGGGCTCACGGCCCGAGGGCGGCGTCAACGCGCTGTACGAACTCTCGCACCAGCTGCTGCAGATGAAGGACCTGTCCAAGCCAGAGCAGGGCCTGAAACTGAACTGGACGGTCTCCAAGGCCGGCACCAACCGCAACGTCATCCCGGCGGAGGCCACGGCCCAGGCCGACGCACGTGCACTCAAGGTCGCCGATTTCGACGAGCTGGAGAAGACACTTCAGGAGAAAATCAAGAATCACCTGCTGCCCGATTCCAAGGTCGCGCTGAAATTCGAGGTGCGCCGTCCGCCGCTTGAGGCCAACGACGCCTCACGTCGCGTCGCGGCCCACGGCAAGACGATCTATGGGGAGCTCGGACTGCCCCTCAAGGTCGACGAGAAAGCGACCGGCGGCGGCACCGACGCGGCGTTTGCCGCACTCAAGACCAGCGGAGCCGTGGTGGAGGGCATGGGTCTGTCGGGCTTCGGCGCGCATTCCAACGATGCCGAATATGTGCAGCTCAACAGCATCGTGCCGCGTCTTTATCTGACCACGCGCATGATCATGGATTTGTCCACCCGCAAGCTGAAATAG